In Acipenser ruthenus chromosome 33, fAciRut3.2 maternal haplotype, whole genome shotgun sequence, the sequence AGGGCTAATTAATAAAAGTCTCGAATTACGTTGTTCACACCAGCGTTATGGTTTGCATATTGtgtttgtaatttttaaataGTGAAAAAGTGCATGTTTTGCCATTAAAGAATAATGCTTGGTCCTTAATTGGGAGAGTATCAAAAGTGTTACCGTTAAACCCCTGCTTGCATAGATTAGTTTTACTGCTTTATTGCTTTAATGCTGTGAGACAGATTCACACTAAAACTGTACTGATGATACATATAAAATACTgaactaatataataataataataataataataataataataataataataataataataataatcatcatcatcatcatcatcatcatcatcatcatcatcatcatcatcatcatcatttttatGGGTATAGGGTTTAACTGTAATAAATGGTAAGTTATAGCAGATAATTATATAAATGTACACCCTCTATTTtgctattgtgtatttatttatgtagtgtTCGTTCGTCTATAGACTTGTATATATAGCTGGatttgtatatatactgtactagcTGAACCCTGTCAACATTAAACACAATATAAGAACAACAAGATGaggcttttttaaatgttcaaatgGTGGCGGAGGGTGGAGGGGgggtatagtgtgtgtgtgtgtgtgtgtgtgtgtgtgtgtgtgtggagtgagGGGGGTTCTATATAAGTGTATCATTTTAACAGAGTCCTGTTACAGTATACTGTGTATCAGCTTCATTGCTGGTGTCAGTCGATGTGAAAGGGTTAGCTAGTTGTGGAAAAACGCGTTGAGTTCTTCGTACATGGGCGGCCTGTCGTGATGCATGTGCATATCGTGATAAGGCAGCACGTTTTCCGAATGTACCCCGCCTCGCATTCCAGTCGAGCCGAACACCAGGTTGTGTCCCGGAGGGCGGGAGCTGGGCAGGGCCGGGTAGTGCATAGAGTAGTGGAAGTTCTTGTCGTGGTCCGGAGAAGAAGAGTCCTGCTGCTTGACGGAGAAGTTTCCATTAACACACAGAGGTGGGCTCAGGGGACCCTCGTACTCGGAGCTGTTGTACTCTGGGGACGCGTTCCCGGCATAGAGAGACTCGTAGGTGGAGCAATAGGCGTGTGTCCTTAACGTGTGTGAATTGGGCATGGAGCTGGACTGGCACTGGGGGCTGGACAGCCGGGAGCACTGGTAGGGGTATGGGTGCATGGAGAAGGACGGGTTAGGGCCGGGGAAGCGCCCGCCTTCCTGACACTGCTCTGTCAAGAAGTTCCTGGAGTTGAGCTGAAGGCAGCCGGCCACCAGATTGGTTGTGGGCTGCGAGAGGCCCTTGCATAAAGTCTGCACGTAGGACACCACGTCCGGTCTCTTCCCCGAGCGCAGGATCTCGGACAGGGCCCAGATGTAGTTCTTGGCCAGCCGCAGTGTCTCGATTTTGGAGAGTTTTTGTGTCTTTGAGTAACAGGGCACCACCTTGCGTAGGTTATCCAGGGCAGAGTTGAGGTCGTGCATGCGGGTGCGTTCCCGAGAATTTGCCTTCTGTCTGCGCAACTTGGAGCGCTCAATCCGGGCTGGGGTCATTTTCCGCTTCTTCGGGCCCCTTTTTTTAGGTCTGTCGCCCTCATTCTCTTCACACCCCTCGTCTTCTTCCCCCTCGTCATCTTCCTCATCCTCGGCGGCCATCTCTGAGGCTGCCCGGCTGTCGTCCTCGAGGAACTCGTCCTCTTCCTCCATCTTCTCGTCCTTCAGCGCGCAGCCCCGGTCCAGGTCATCGTCCTTCGCCTTGGTGTCCTCGCTCTCGCTGTCCTCCACCCAGCCCGAATACTTCTGAACCTCGGGGAGCAGGGAGGGGTCGCTGAACAGCCTCGTCAACATGATTGCACTGCAACAATAAACAAGAACACCAGCTGCTTTAAGGACAGATATATTAGCCACACAttgcagtgcagcacagacaaataaaaaacacaatcgCCTGCAATCTGATTTTCCGAGAATGCGATGATTGGTTTTCCTCCTAACCGTGTTTCTTCTTCCAAGTTTCCCCTGCACGACTTAAACACCGCGGCAACATCTGACAACACTTTGCATTGAGATCCTTACACTTtgcattgatatatatatatatatatatatatatatatatatatatatatatatatatatatatatatatatatatatatatatatatatatattaaatacagttgtGTGCTTATGCTTTTTATAACGTTTAAATggaaattcacacacacacacacttatatatatatatatatatatatatatatatatatatatatatatatatatatatatatatatatatacacaatctCCAGACCCCTACTGTTATTTGCTTAGTCAGTATGCTCAGTATAGATGCGCATCTTGGTTCAAGGGAGGCCCTGACAGCAGGGAACACGCATACACTAATATTAATCGTATTAAAAGTAacgggaaaaaaacaaacaaacactatcCCAATGACAGAATGGCCCATTTTGATAATCTCCAAAACAATGTGCAATTTTAAGATATATGTATAGAAAGAAAACGTAGACTTCGTACTTCCACACAGTTtatagtttaattattattatttatttcttagcagacgcccttatccagagcgacttacaattgttacaagatatcacattatttttacatacaattacattattttttacacattatttttacgtacaattacccatttatacagttgggtttttactggagcaatcgaggtaaagtaccttgctcaagcgtacagcagcagtgtcccccccacctgggattgaacccacgaccctccggtcaagagtccagagccctaaccactacgccacactgctgaccaaaaaatatattataaactcatagattataatacattatacataAAAAGCATGAAAGCAACTacaaatattgtgtgtgtgtgtgtgtgtgtgtgtgtgtgtgtgtgtgtgtgtgtgcgtgtgcgtgtgcgtgtgcgtgtgcgtgttcgTTCGTTTAATGTAcgaatacatttacaaaaatgaaTTCCATTATTGGGGCTGGTTAATTAATACTCCTCGATGTTAAATTCTATActgcaataatgtatttttaaaggatGTGCAGAACACACTTCTAATAAATAGAGTGCCAAcaggttcaaacaaaaacacagactgtgCACAATCAAATATAAAACCAGATTTTTGTCTAAAATAACAAACCATTTTTAAAGACAGTCTTTAGGTATCAATCTAGAAGAAGCTACCAAACACCTTCCGAGTATCTCATCATTCCGGGTGCTTTAAAACACACTCTCCCCGAGTCCAGGTTTTGCCAGGGGCAAAATCCAGCATTTCAATTCTCAAGACACAAGAGATAAACCCAAACTTTCACACGTTGCGTAATCTGCACGGCTTGGcaattaaaaacattacatttcagatatattataatttaaaaaaaaaataaaaatcataaacgTGTTTGGTGTTCTCATTCTCTATCCTCATTAAAAACATTGCACCGGAATTGTGCTAATtggatgggggagggggggggggtgtttcacACAAGATTCAGATAATAATAAGattatataataaaataagatTATATAATAAAATGTGCGCATTCCACATCAAAcaattcaattcaaaataaataacaccGATGAACATTATCCGGTGCTGTACCTGATCGCGTTCAGATCATAGCATAATATTCCACAGAAATGTATAGCCCAGTGAAATTATCAATCAATCTTCTTTTATAACGAGAGGCGAGTTGCACCGATAGAAAGTAAGAAACgccttcatttatttatttgtgagtAGCAGATATAATCATACATTAATCGCCCGTTGGAAaagtagatttatttttaaaatatataaattaaaaagaataataataaagaataatatAACAAAAGACTTGTTTTAATGTAAACACTTCACGTTTCAGCGGCAGCTATAGCCGAGCAGCGTTCTCCTGAACAAAGTGGCGTGAAATCCGTGATAAGAGGCATGAGAAAAGGGAGGCATACCCCTCCGATTCAAACTCACAAGAAAAAGAAATCCAGTTTAAATAAggtggttaaaaaaagaaaaaggataatAGTATTTTACATATcggtatatgtattatttatttgtataactTACCTCCAATGTAGCTCTGGGGcgggggggtgtgtgtgctgtgcgcGTTTTTACATTATCTTCAGGGAAAGTGCAACTACAGATCCAATAGGTGCGGCTGCCGTCTTCCGAGTGGTACCCAGGCGCGCGGAGACAGAGTGGCATCTCCACCAGCCAGGGTTACATACCAGCTATGATGCCTGGGCATATGGTTGGCACGTCACTGGCAGGAGCCATCACATGAGAGCCGGTGATTGACATGCGCCTGCATTCGGAGAGATTGTCTTCCCGGGGGAAGAAGGACTCGCCATCTGTCATCACTCCGCTCTACGCTCCTCTGAAACACCGAGTAAGAGAAAGAAGGTGTAATCGACAGATCTGCCTGCTATGAGTACTACAGCACTACTACAAAAGCACAAGAGAACCTTACAGAACCGAGCTGAACCGAACCGGGCCAGTGCAGGGCTGGCTAAAGAGGCGGGGCAGGCtatgagatagatagatagatagatggatagatagatagatagatagatagatagataaatagatagatagatacgaTAAGACAACATAGGAAGAATGAAATAACGAAAAAAACGACTTATGTAAAAGAGCAAAACAGTATTTTAGTGTGGCAGAAGATTTAAACAGCTAACCCCCTGCAGTGTGAACTGATCAGGAAGATACGCATGAAGGACTTTACCGGGATGCAAGGCAATGCAGATTTATACAGTGCAGCATAGCGaactcaggtgtgtgtgtgtgtgtgtgtgtgtgtgtgtgtgtgtgtgtgtgtgtgtgtgtgtgtgtgtgtgtgtgtgtgtgtgtgtgcgtgtgtgtgatgcATGACAATGCAGATTCATACAGTGCAGCATAGCGaactcaggtgtgtgtgtgtgtgtgcgtgtgtgatgcAGGACACAAACAGCGCTGCATGACACCGAGACAGATTGGCACTGCCAGCCAGCGAGCCAGCCTATACTTATAGCTCTGCTACAACAGACGCAATCTCTTCACCTAACCTGCAGCCCACGTGCTGGATATCTAAGCTATTGTTTGGCACCACGAGAGCAAAATCTTTGATTTGCATCTCTCTGCCCAACAACACAGCAAACGCTGCCCATGCGTGATACCGGCAGCTGCCAGCGCGTGCCAGCTTAgcacacaggcacgcacacaccgacacgcacacgcacaccgaATCCAGCCGATGTGAGCCTGCCGGGAGTAATAGGCATGGTATAATAATATAGATTCATTGATAGATCTATAATAATCATCAATTATATGAATAGCAATACATGCAAAGCATtggcagcattaaaaaaaaaaaaaacacttagacGATGGTAAAATTCAACTGAAGATGATTGCATTGGTCCTCCATGCTGTAAAATTATTTTAACGTATTTACTTTTGAAACATACCTACTTGATCTGGTTATTGGCAATCACAGTTTTCCTATTATGAGGAAAAATTGCTCCTATGAAACAGGCATGCTTTGTCTAGGCAGTGGCTTAGCACTTAGCACTACCAGGTGGTCAAACACAGGTATGCCAGCAGCTCTCACGTTACTTAAAGATCATTTTTTATTCTTCTCTAAAAAGGCAGTGACGAATTCTCTGCATTCTCCTGCTTAATTATCACACTCCCGCTCCGACTCAAATTCAACGAGATGTGTCCAAACAGAATATTGTTCAATGAGTGGAAGGCATTAGAGGTCTGTGGTTGAGAGTGGAGCAGCCAGCGATAAGCGGCTGTCACAGTTATGTGTTGTGAGGAGCTCGGCCTGCCAGTTCTGTGACAGCATTCCTATACTCTGAACAGTGGGGAGTGTTCGTGTACCGCATCCTTCATGTGTGTCGTTTGTGTTACTCTGGCTATACGGAATGAATCACACTCTACAGCCACACTAATTCACATTTCGTACAGATTCAAATGAACCTCTGTTTAAATGTGCTGACAGGTTGTGCCCTGCCACAGCTTACCAAGCCACTGTCCAGGAATGAAGACTTGGTTCACTCCGGCGCTGGCGGTGTGCGCTGGGGTTCACATTGAGCCTCTCCACGGACCCTCGCAGCATTTCTCATTATACTCTGAACAAGCACAAGGGCTGCAAGGAAGGAAACCCCGAATAGAACTTTGTGCAAAGGTGAAAAAACGCAAAGCGCAGTTACTGCATACGACCAATGATGGCACTGTCTGCTATGCAAAATGTAATAATGGAATAAATATCAGGTTAAATATTTTTGCCCTTAACAAGGACACCCAGGTTAATGACCCCCACCTtcacctcctctctccctctctttctttctctcctctgccCGCTGCACAGTACTAATTGCACATGCAAATATGCAAATTCCTTTTAATTAATTACTAGGCTAATTAGTGCTGTGGTATTTGTGAGCAATAAATCATGTGAAGGTGGGGCGAGGATACAGGAGACCAGGCCACTGCACTCtgaattaaaaattaaacaagaGATCTGAGAACAAGGCAGGGCCGAAGAGGCTTTTAGAGtcctctgtctgtctgcaaaTCTGA encodes:
- the LOC117433279 gene encoding neurogenic differentiation factor 2-like; protein product: MLTRLFSDPSLLPEVQKYSGWVEDSESEDTKAKDDDLDRGCALKDEKMEEEDEFLEDDSRAASEMAAEDEEDDEGEEDEGCEENEGDRPKKRGPKKRKMTPARIERSKLRRQKANSRERTRMHDLNSALDNLRKVVPCYSKTQKLSKIETLRLAKNYIWALSEILRSGKRPDVVSYVQTLCKGLSQPTTNLVAGCLQLNSRNFLTEQCQEGGRFPGPNPSFSMHPYPYQCSRLSSPQCQSSSMPNSHTLRTHAYCSTYESLYAGNASPEYNSSEYEGPLSPPLCVNGNFSVKQQDSSSPDHDKNFHYSMHYPALPSSRPPGHNLVFGSTGMRGGVHSENVLPYHDMHMHHDRPPMYEELNAFFHN